One stretch of Oceanimonas pelagia DNA includes these proteins:
- a CDS encoding NlpC/P60 family protein gives MTGKKPSSSLTYSISTQPMKPKRTLATVSDLHQVYQRWRGVPYRFGGEGADGIDCSAFTQTLYQEAFGMELPRSTNEQVLLGREVERDELRPGDLVFFRTGRSMRHNGVYIGNGKFAHASSSVGVTISSLDNVYWRSRYWQARRVLD, from the coding sequence ATGACTGGCAAAAAGCCGTCCTCTTCCCTGACTTACAGCATCAGCACCCAGCCCATGAAGCCCAAACGGACCCTGGCCACGGTCAGCGATTTGCATCAGGTCTATCAGCGCTGGCGGGGCGTGCCTTACCGCTTTGGCGGTGAGGGGGCGGACGGCATCGACTGCTCTGCCTTTACCCAGACCCTGTATCAGGAAGCCTTTGGCATGGAGCTGCCACGCAGCACCAATGAGCAGGTGTTGCTGGGCCGGGAAGTGGAGCGGGACGAACTGCGTCCGGGTGACCTGGTGTTTTTCCGCACCGGCCGCAGCATGCGCCACAATGGCGTGTATATCGGCAATGGCAAATTTGCTCATGCCTCATCGAGCGTGGGGGTGACCATTTCCAGCCTGGACAACGTCTACTGGCGCAGCCGTTACTGGCAGGCCCGCCGGGTACTGGACTGA
- a CDS encoding sulfurtransferase TusA family protein, producing MDQLDASRLRCPQPLLELKLWLRSAEDGQRLRLVLADAGSRRDIPAYLERIGQGVEVVAQQAHRLELIVTKHP from the coding sequence ATGGACCAGCTGGATGCAAGCCGCCTGCGCTGCCCGCAGCCGCTGCTGGAGCTCAAGCTGTGGCTGAGGTCGGCCGAGGACGGGCAGCGGCTCAGGCTGGTGCTGGCCGATGCGGGTTCCCGCCGGGACATTCCCGCCTACCTCGAGCGTATCGGGCAGGGGGTTGAGGTGGTAGCGCAACAGGCGCACCGGCTCGAACTCATCGTTACCAAACACCCATAA
- a CDS encoding 4'-phosphopantetheinyl transferase family protein has protein sequence MSENNDIDVELLICDVMAIKSPQTVCKTLSPAERQRLDGITNAVQARLFLLGRYLLRQRLGRLLGQPPATLEIGLSDKGKPELAGGGWQFNLSHSGSLLALALSPHSAVGVDLERRQLEPARITRLARRYLAGAEQAWLTQSRQPAQDFQRLWTVKEAVLKAGGDGIANNLDRVEWRPGEPRAHFNERVYRLYQGRAADASLTLAVAGEPGRLRRLSLADCAPALEITGPQPNLAINP, from the coding sequence ATGAGCGAAAACAATGATATTGACGTCGAACTGCTGATTTGTGACGTCATGGCGATTAAGTCACCACAAACTGTCTGCAAAACGCTCTCCCCGGCAGAGCGCCAGCGCCTGGACGGCATCACCAATGCGGTCCAGGCCCGGCTGTTTTTACTGGGCCGTTACCTGTTGCGCCAGCGCCTGGGCCGGTTGCTGGGCCAGCCCCCGGCCACCCTTGAAATCGGCCTGAGCGACAAGGGCAAGCCCGAGCTGGCCGGCGGCGGCTGGCAGTTCAACCTGAGCCACAGCGGTTCCCTGCTGGCGCTGGCGCTGAGCCCGCACTCGGCCGTGGGGGTGGATCTGGAGAGGCGACAACTGGAGCCGGCACGCATCACCCGCCTGGCCCGGCGCTACCTGGCCGGCGCCGAACAGGCATGGCTGACTCAGAGCCGGCAACCGGCCCAAGACTTTCAGCGGCTGTGGACCGTCAAGGAAGCCGTGCTCAAGGCCGGCGGCGATGGCATTGCCAACAACCTGGACCGGGTCGAGTGGCGTCCCGGCGAGCCCCGGGCGCACTTCAACGAGCGGGTTTACCGGCTGTATCAGGGCCGGGCCGCCGATGCCAGTCTCACCCTGGCGGTGGCGGGAGAGCCCGGCCGGCTGCGCCGGCTTTCCCTTGCCGATTGCGCGCCGGCGCTTGAAATTACCGGACCGCAACCCAATCTAGCCATAAACCCCTAA
- a CDS encoding sodium-dependent transporter, protein MREHFASRFGFIMAAAGAAVGLGNIWGFPTQAASNGGGAFLVAYLVLVLAFPMLVMEVAIGRHGQANPVDSVRRLGKSPLQKALASLVGYAGMLVPSLVLSFYAIVAGWLLAFLAASVTRMLGWQAATDWLEAFGLGRNIVWTLVFYLLTILVVQAGVRRGIERWSARLMPALFVLFILLFGYILTQNGAVEGLRHYLIPDFSKVMDGQLLISAMGQAFFSLTIGGCSMLMYGSYLSRQESIPATAFQVTLIDTGVAFLAGLVILPAMFVAMHNGVTIYADDGSLLSSDTLVFQVLPALFDTMGPVGLVMALVFFVLMGIAALTSSISMLEVPVSYATERFQAPRPLMTWLLGGALALFSVVICLNFGTLFGFVIRLSTQNIQPLVGLGFCVLGGWMWGRAKLFDELVKGTPALAGSLFWRIWPWYVRLVCPLLVVLVIGASW, encoded by the coding sequence GTGAGAGAACATTTCGCTTCCCGCTTCGGGTTTATCATGGCGGCCGCGGGAGCGGCGGTGGGGCTGGGCAATATCTGGGGTTTTCCCACCCAGGCCGCCAGCAACGGCGGCGGTGCCTTTCTGGTGGCCTACCTGGTGCTGGTGCTGGCCTTTCCCATGCTGGTAATGGAGGTGGCCATTGGCCGCCACGGTCAGGCCAACCCGGTGGACTCGGTGCGCAGGCTGGGTAAAAGCCCGCTGCAAAAGGCACTGGCATCGCTGGTGGGCTATGCCGGCATGCTAGTGCCCAGCCTGGTGCTGTCGTTTTACGCCATTGTGGCCGGCTGGCTGCTGGCCTTTCTCGCCGCCAGCGTTACCCGCATGCTGGGCTGGCAGGCGGCCACCGACTGGCTGGAAGCCTTTGGCCTGGGCCGCAACATCGTCTGGACCCTGGTGTTTTACCTGCTCACCATTCTGGTGGTGCAGGCCGGGGTGCGCCGCGGCATTGAGCGCTGGTCGGCCCGGCTGATGCCGGCGCTGTTTGTACTGTTTATTCTGCTGTTTGGCTACATTCTCACCCAGAACGGCGCCGTGGAAGGGCTGCGCCATTACCTGATCCCCGACTTCAGCAAGGTAATGGACGGCCAGCTGCTGATCAGCGCCATGGGCCAGGCGTTTTTCTCGCTTACCATCGGCGGCTGCTCCATGCTGATGTACGGCTCCTACCTGAGCCGGCAGGAAAGCATTCCCGCCACCGCCTTTCAGGTCACCCTGATCGACACCGGCGTGGCCTTTCTGGCGGGCCTGGTGATATTGCCGGCCATGTTCGTGGCCATGCATAACGGCGTGACCATTTATGCCGACGACGGCAGCCTGCTGAGCAGTGACACCCTGGTGTTCCAGGTGCTTCCGGCGCTGTTCGACACCATGGGTCCGGTGGGCCTGGTGATGGCACTGGTGTTTTTCGTGCTGATGGGCATCGCCGCCCTGACCTCGTCCATTTCCATGCTGGAAGTGCCGGTATCCTACGCCACCGAGCGCTTTCAGGCACCGCGGCCGCTGATGACCTGGTTGCTGGGGGGCGCGCTGGCGCTGTTCAGCGTGGTGATCTGCCTGAATTTCGGCACCCTGTTCGGCTTTGTGATCCGGCTGTCCACCCAGAATATTCAGCCCCTGGTGGGCCTGGGCTTCTGTGTGCTGGGAGGCTGGATGTGGGGCCGGGCCAAACTGTTTGATGAACTGGTGAAGGGCACACCGGCGCTGGCCGGCAGTCTGTTCTGGCGCATCTGGCCCTGGTATGTGCGGCTGGTGTGCCCGTTGCTGGTGGTGCTGGTGATCGGCGCCAGCTGGTAA
- a CDS encoding tetratricopeptide repeat protein, with product MILDITVENFQQALLQASMDKTVVVFFHADQVPECQPMRPLLEGLIGADNSHVDLARVDVADPQLQSLAMQLGLQALPALVAFKGGQPVDMLEGPQDEAALRAFLKPYLPNEAELLLDQARQMLGVDPKATYGLLQQARGLEDTPAIRLTLAETALALNKLEETRQLLDTIGMADQDSQYQHVLARLELAEEAADSPELRELEQKLAASPEDLGLKEELAVQYFQAGRQEEALQLLTEILQRDLAFGEARKHLLDMLTSMGADPVASRYRRKLYSMLY from the coding sequence ATGATCCTTGATATCACGGTAGAGAATTTTCAGCAGGCACTGCTTCAGGCCTCCATGGATAAAACGGTGGTGGTGTTTTTCCACGCCGATCAGGTGCCCGAATGCCAGCCCATGCGCCCCCTGCTTGAGGGGCTGATTGGCGCCGATAACAGCCATGTGGATCTGGCCCGGGTGGATGTGGCCGATCCGCAACTGCAAAGCCTGGCCATGCAACTGGGTCTGCAGGCACTGCCGGCCCTGGTAGCGTTCAAGGGCGGCCAGCCGGTGGACATGCTGGAAGGCCCTCAGGACGAGGCCGCGCTCAGGGCGTTTCTCAAGCCCTACCTGCCCAACGAGGCCGAGCTGCTGCTGGATCAGGCCAGGCAGATGCTGGGCGTGGATCCCAAAGCCACCTATGGACTGCTGCAACAGGCCCGGGGGCTGGAAGACACCCCGGCCATTCGCCTGACCCTGGCCGAGACGGCCCTGGCCCTGAACAAGCTGGAAGAAACCCGGCAGTTGCTCGACACCATCGGCATGGCGGATCAGGACAGTCAGTACCAGCACGTGCTGGCCCGGCTGGAGCTGGCGGAAGAAGCCGCCGACAGCCCCGAACTGCGCGAGCTGGAGCAGAAGCTGGCCGCCTCGCCGGAAGATCTGGGCCTGAAGGAAGAGCTGGCGGTGCAGTATTTTCAGGCCGGCCGCCAGGAAGAAGCCCTGCAGTTACTGACCGAAATCCTGCAACGGGATCTGGCTTTCGGCGAGGCCAGAAAGCACCTGCTCGACATGCTCACCAGCATGGGCGCCGATCCGGTGGCATCCCGCTACCGCCGCAAGCTGTACAGCATGCTGTACTGA
- the ahpF gene encoding alkyl hydroperoxide reductase subunit F has translation MLDANLKKQLDTYLQHIVSPIAISVSGDDSAKSHELRELAGEISALSSKISLEQAPAARTPSMSIAAAGQAPRVAFAGVPMGHEFTSLVLALLQTGGHPSKAAPELLEQIRNLEGKYHFETYVSLSCQNCPDVVQALNLMATLNPNISHVMIDGALFQDEVNERNIMAVPAVFLNGAHFGQGRMTLEEIVGKLDTGAAERQAAALNEQAPFDVLVVGGGPAGAAAAIYAARKGVRTGLVAERFGGQVMDTVGIENFISVPYTEGPKLAASLEQHVREYEVELITSQRAAGLRQSELIEVPLESGAVLKSRSVILATGARWRELNVPGEAEYRTRGVAYCPHCDGPFFKGKRVAVVGGGNSGIEAAIDLAGIVEHVTVLEFADSLRADEVLQRKARSMGNIDIIMNARTTAVLGDGSKVTGLQYTDRTSGKAQHLEVAGIFVQIGLVPNTEFLQGSEVERTRTGEVIIDSRGATSMAGVFAAGDATTVPYKQIIISMGAGATAALGAFDHLIRS, from the coding sequence ATGTTGGATGCCAATCTCAAAAAACAACTGGACACCTATCTGCAACACATCGTCTCGCCGATAGCGATCAGCGTGTCCGGTGATGACTCTGCAAAATCACACGAATTACGGGAGCTGGCTGGCGAAATCAGCGCGCTCTCAAGCAAGATCAGCCTGGAGCAGGCGCCCGCCGCCCGCACCCCCAGCATGAGCATTGCCGCCGCCGGCCAGGCGCCCCGGGTGGCCTTTGCCGGCGTGCCCATGGGCCACGAGTTCACTTCCCTGGTGCTGGCGCTGCTGCAGACCGGCGGTCATCCGTCCAAGGCCGCCCCCGAGTTGCTGGAGCAGATCCGCAACCTTGAAGGTAAATACCACTTTGAAACCTATGTGTCGCTGTCGTGCCAGAACTGCCCGGATGTGGTGCAGGCCCTGAACCTGATGGCAACACTGAATCCCAATATCAGCCATGTGATGATAGATGGCGCCCTGTTTCAGGACGAGGTCAACGAGCGCAATATCATGGCGGTGCCCGCCGTTTTTCTTAACGGCGCGCATTTTGGCCAGGGCCGCATGACCCTGGAGGAAATCGTCGGCAAGCTGGACACCGGTGCCGCCGAGCGTCAGGCCGCCGCCCTGAATGAGCAGGCTCCCTTTGACGTGCTGGTGGTGGGCGGTGGCCCCGCCGGCGCAGCGGCCGCCATCTATGCCGCCCGCAAGGGGGTGCGCACCGGCCTGGTGGCGGAGCGCTTCGGTGGCCAGGTGATGGACACGGTAGGCATAGAGAACTTTATTTCCGTGCCCTATACCGAGGGTCCGAAACTGGCGGCCAGCCTGGAGCAGCACGTCAGGGAATATGAGGTGGAACTGATCACCAGCCAGCGCGCCGCCGGCCTTCGCCAGAGCGAGCTGATTGAAGTCCCGCTGGAAAGCGGCGCCGTGCTCAAAAGCAGGTCGGTGATCCTCGCCACCGGCGCCCGCTGGCGCGAGCTGAACGTGCCCGGCGAGGCCGAATACCGCACGCGGGGCGTGGCCTACTGCCCCCACTGCGACGGTCCCTTCTTCAAGGGCAAGCGGGTGGCCGTAGTGGGTGGCGGCAACTCCGGCATTGAGGCGGCCATCGATCTGGCGGGCATCGTCGAGCACGTGACCGTGCTGGAATTCGCCGACAGCCTGCGCGCCGACGAGGTGCTGCAGCGCAAGGCGCGCTCCATGGGCAATATCGATATCATCATGAATGCCCGGACCACAGCAGTGCTGGGGGACGGCAGCAAGGTGACCGGTCTGCAATACACCGACCGCACCAGTGGTAAAGCCCAACACCTGGAGGTGGCCGGCATCTTTGTACAGATTGGCCTGGTGCCCAATACCGAGTTTCTGCAAGGCTCGGAAGTGGAGCGGACCCGCACCGGCGAGGTGATCATCGACAGCCGGGGCGCCACCTCCATGGCCGGTGTGTTTGCCGCCGGCGACGCCACGACCGTACCCTACAAGCAGATCATTATTTCCATGGGGGCCGGCGCCACCGCCGCCCTGGGCGCCTTTGATCACCTGATCCGGTCGTAA
- the yejK gene encoding nucleoid-associated protein YejK, translating into MSLDIEHIIVHSLFINEQGQTALARRDDELATGPAVNQLMSELHHVYNTKAGKVFGYFSDEDTGFRDLVRRMEDQSLGFAPFSHLAAERLLGELNRLDMQEEGVLLFVRYRWLGARYLLIALLDNKDSVTVTDKLDVSRASYLDLGRMQLAARLDLTELQTRPESKRYFSFIKGRAGRKVSDFFLNFLSCVEGMDPRAQSQGLMKAVEEYCEVRQLSKEEREQSKATISKYCREQLKEGEELELRELSAELGTDDDLDFYQFVSEEYALEERFPVDRSALKGLTKYVGSGGGLTISFDQKLLGERIEYDPATDTLTIKGTPPNLKAQLKGGE; encoded by the coding sequence ATGAGCCTGGACATCGAACACATCATAGTGCACTCCCTGTTTATCAATGAGCAGGGCCAGACGGCGCTCGCCAGGCGCGACGACGAGCTGGCCACGGGCCCGGCGGTGAACCAGCTGATGAGCGAGCTGCATCACGTTTACAACACCAAGGCCGGCAAGGTGTTTGGCTATTTCAGTGACGAAGACACCGGCTTTCGCGATCTGGTGCGGCGCATGGAGGATCAGAGCCTGGGCTTTGCGCCGTTTTCCCACCTGGCCGCCGAGCGGTTGCTGGGCGAGCTGAACCGGCTGGACATGCAGGAAGAAGGCGTGCTGTTGTTTGTACGCTACCGTTGGCTGGGGGCCCGCTACCTGCTGATCGCCCTGCTCGATAATAAGGACAGCGTGACTGTGACCGACAAGCTCGACGTCAGCCGGGCCAGCTACCTGGATCTGGGGCGCATGCAGCTGGCGGCGCGGTTGGATCTGACCGAGCTGCAGACGCGTCCCGAGTCAAAACGCTACTTCTCCTTTATCAAGGGCCGGGCCGGGCGCAAGGTGTCGGATTTCTTTCTCAACTTTCTGTCCTGCGTCGAGGGTATGGATCCCAGGGCCCAGAGTCAGGGGCTGATGAAGGCAGTGGAGGAATACTGCGAGGTCCGCCAGCTGAGCAAGGAAGAGCGTGAACAGAGCAAGGCCACCATCAGCAAGTATTGCCGGGAGCAGCTCAAGGAAGGGGAAGAGCTGGAGTTGCGCGAACTGTCGGCGGAGCTGGGCACCGATGACGATCTCGACTTTTATCAGTTTGTCAGCGAGGAATATGCCCTCGAGGAGCGGTTTCCGGTGGACCGTTCGGCCCTCAAGGGCCTGACCAAATATGTGGGCTCGGGAGGCGGGCTGACCATCAGCTTCGATCAGAAGCTGCTGGGCGAGCGCATCGAATACGATCCGGCCACCGACACCCTCACCATCAAGGGCACGCCGCCCAACCTCAAGGCGCAACTAAAAGGCGGGGAATAG
- a CDS encoding DUF3413 domain-containing protein, with product MVETGPHYRDNVSRLIGWGHWFVFFNILLAMAVSVRYLFAAGLPDSALGMGYMLVSWVGHFAFLTFCTYLLTLFPLTFVFPRLRAVQFLGAGIATAALTLLLVDTQVFSLFGFHLNPAVWRLLLDQAQAEGAPGWGWLFAWVPVLFVLELWLGAWLWRWSRGRSRSLSRPLTLPLLVCFFLTHSVHIWADATLYTPITLQKANFPLSYPMTAKGFLIRQGWLDEESYRQRSEQVADNPQQRLSYPLRPLSVQPPEQAPNILLVVADGLRADQLDAITMPNLSRFAAQHLRFDNHLSAGNRPEPALFSLFYSLPAHYRREAELERVAPVLINELQRQDYRIGLFASGGTDADLYRNAIFSTLRSPAMEPAPGGAEGDRRVLGRFAGWLSQQPDDRPWFSYVYLDALNALSLPEGMTGPFQPSLTQLNPADSYRAEQHEALLNRYRNAVFYTDQLLGGLLGLVQGLERNTLVVVTSGHGMEFNDNGNNTWGFGNAYSPAQLRVPLVIAWPGRDAPARFSHPTSHLDLAPTLLQQALGVTNPLRSYASGQSLFAVRPNRWRLASDEEEYAIYQNGDITLFNRRGDLQLLNATDYGEREGSNPELTLLMQVMNELNRFQGK from the coding sequence ATGGTTGAAACCGGCCCCCACTACCGCGATAACGTCTCCCGCCTGATCGGCTGGGGCCACTGGTTTGTCTTTTTCAACATACTGCTGGCCATGGCGGTGTCCGTCCGCTATCTGTTTGCCGCCGGCCTGCCCGACAGCGCCCTCGGCATGGGCTACATGCTGGTCAGCTGGGTGGGGCACTTTGCCTTTCTTACCTTCTGCACCTACCTGCTCACCCTGTTTCCGCTGACCTTTGTGTTTCCCCGGCTCAGGGCGGTGCAGTTTCTCGGGGCCGGCATCGCCACCGCCGCCCTCACCCTGCTGCTGGTGGACACTCAGGTATTCAGCCTGTTCGGCTTTCACCTTAATCCGGCGGTATGGCGGCTGCTGCTGGACCAGGCCCAGGCGGAAGGGGCCCCGGGCTGGGGCTGGCTGTTTGCCTGGGTGCCGGTGCTGTTCGTGCTGGAGCTGTGGCTGGGCGCCTGGCTGTGGCGCTGGAGCCGGGGCCGTTCCCGCTCGCTGTCGCGGCCGCTTACCCTGCCGCTGCTGGTTTGCTTTTTCCTCACCCACAGCGTGCATATCTGGGCCGACGCCACCCTGTATACTCCCATTACCCTGCAGAAGGCCAACTTTCCCCTCTCCTACCCCATGACCGCCAAGGGCTTTCTGATCCGTCAGGGCTGGCTGGACGAGGAAAGTTACCGCCAGCGCTCCGAGCAGGTGGCCGACAACCCGCAGCAGCGGCTCAGTTACCCGCTGCGTCCGCTGTCGGTACAGCCTCCGGAGCAAGCACCCAATATTCTGCTGGTGGTGGCCGACGGCCTGCGTGCCGATCAGCTCGATGCCATCACCATGCCCAACCTGAGCCGTTTTGCCGCCCAGCACCTGCGCTTTGACAATCACCTCAGCGCCGGCAACCGCCCCGAGCCGGCCCTGTTCAGTCTGTTCTACAGCCTGCCCGCCCACTACCGGCGGGAAGCCGAGCTAGAGCGGGTAGCGCCGGTGCTGATCAACGAACTGCAGCGCCAGGACTATCGCATTGGCCTGTTTGCCAGCGGCGGCACCGACGCGGACCTGTACCGGAATGCCATTTTCAGCACCCTGCGCAGCCCTGCCATGGAGCCGGCCCCCGGCGGCGCCGAGGGCGACCGCCGAGTGCTGGGCCGTTTTGCCGGCTGGCTGAGCCAGCAGCCGGACGATCGCCCTTGGTTTTCCTATGTCTACCTGGATGCGCTCAATGCGCTGTCGCTGCCCGAGGGCATGACCGGCCCCTTTCAGCCGTCGCTGACGCAACTGAACCCGGCCGACAGTTACCGGGCCGAACAGCACGAGGCCCTGCTCAACCGTTATCGCAACGCCGTGTTTTATACCGATCAGTTGCTGGGCGGCCTGCTGGGCCTGGTGCAGGGTCTGGAGCGGAACACCCTGGTGGTGGTGACCTCCGGCCATGGCATGGAATTCAACGACAACGGCAATAACACCTGGGGCTTTGGCAACGCCTATTCACCAGCCCAGTTGCGCGTGCCGCTGGTGATTGCCTGGCCCGGACGCGATGCCCCCGCACGTTTCAGTCACCCCACCAGCCATCTGGATCTGGCGCCTACCCTGTTGCAACAGGCTCTGGGCGTGACCAATCCGCTGCGCAGCTATGCCAGTGGCCAGTCGCTGTTTGCGGTGCGTCCGAACCGCTGGCGGCTGGCATCGGATGAAGAGGAATACGCCATTTATCAGAATGGTGACATCACCCTGTTCAACCGGCGCGGCGATCTGCAGTTGCTGAATGCCACCGATTACGGCGAGCGGGAAGGAAGCAATCCGGAGCTGACCCTGCTGATGCAGGTAATGAACGAGCTGAACCGGTTTCAGGGGAAATAG
- a CDS encoding AI-2E family transporter, which yields MLDILRHWYRQRFSDPGAVVLFLLLLFGFVVVYFMGRILAPFFAAVVIAYLLEWPVGRLRRLGLGRGPAAGVVLLVFAVVLVVSLVSLVPSILSQSANLAREVPTMINRAQEVLLTLPEQYPELVDVTLVQSLLNDVRGRLLGSADAILSVSISSLTNVAVLLVYLILVSVLVFFMLKDKPALLHSMSRFLPENRELISRVWHEMNVQIANYVRGKVIEILIVGGVSYVTFALLGLNYALLLAVLVGFSVLIPYIGAAAATVPVAMVGLFQWGFTPPFFYLMVAYGIIQALDGNVLVPVLFSEAVNLHPIAIIVAVLVFGGFWGFWGVFFAIPLATLVKAVINAWPHQDGSPA from the coding sequence ATGTTGGATATTCTCAGGCACTGGTACCGGCAGCGCTTCTCCGATCCGGGCGCGGTCGTGCTGTTTTTGCTGTTGTTGTTCGGCTTTGTGGTGGTGTATTTCATGGGGCGCATACTGGCGCCGTTTTTTGCCGCCGTGGTCATTGCCTACCTGCTGGAGTGGCCCGTGGGCCGGCTGCGCCGGCTGGGGCTGGGCAGAGGGCCGGCGGCGGGGGTGGTGCTGCTGGTGTTTGCGGTGGTGCTGGTGGTGTCGCTGGTGAGCCTGGTGCCGTCCATTCTGAGTCAGAGTGCCAATCTGGCCCGGGAAGTGCCCACCATGATCAACCGCGCCCAGGAAGTGCTGCTGACCCTGCCCGAGCAGTACCCCGAGCTGGTGGACGTGACCCTGGTGCAAAGCCTGCTCAACGATGTGCGCGGCCGCCTGCTGGGCTCGGCCGATGCCATTCTCAGCGTGTCCATCAGCTCGCTGACCAATGTGGCAGTGCTGCTGGTGTACCTGATCCTGGTGTCGGTGCTGGTGTTCTTCATGCTCAAGGACAAACCGGCGCTGTTGCACAGCATGAGCCGCTTTCTGCCGGAAAACCGCGAACTGATTTCCCGGGTGTGGCACGAGATGAACGTGCAGATCGCCAACTATGTGCGCGGCAAGGTCATTGAAATTCTGATCGTGGGCGGGGTCAGCTATGTCACCTTTGCCCTGCTGGGCCTCAACTACGCCCTGTTGCTGGCGGTGCTGGTGGGTTTTTCGGTGCTTATTCCCTATATCGGCGCCGCCGCCGCCACCGTGCCGGTGGCCATGGTGGGGCTGTTTCAGTGGGGCTTTACCCCGCCGTTTTTCTACCTGATGGTGGCCTACGGCATCATTCAGGCGCTGGACGGCAACGTGCTGGTGCCGGTGCTGTTCTCCGAAGCGGTCAACCTGCACCCCATCGCCATCATTGTGGCGGTGCTGGTGTTTGGCGGCTTCTGGGGCTTTTGGGGGGTGTTTTTCGCCATTCCCCTGGCCACCCTGGTCAAGGCGGTGATCAACGCCTGGCCTCATCAGGATGGCTCCCCGGCCTGA
- a CDS encoding M48 family metalloprotease: MRLRSAPLILALSLLSALPARGDNRLPDIGTAGVSAMSVEREVRFGEAFSRFARANQPVVDDPVLNEYITDLGLRLLSQADSVRFPFRFLLIRDDSINASAFLGGVVQLHTGLFLYAENESELASVMAHEITHVTQRHIARYLESQSRSTPLTIAGLVGSVALAVVNPQAGMAALQTTLGLRMQSAINYTRDNEFEADRLGLRLLHNAGFDPNAMASFFQKLSDKYQFASTPPQMLLTHPLPASRIAEARTRAAEYRVPPLAPSLNFQLAKARIMVRLQQAGTQELHKYFEQEVAGKGSWLPDAARYGQALGLMAINRPEAARPLLEQVARTHGDNLFVLDALTDLDNAEGRHDAAIRRLEQARKRLPDNRVVVVNLADTLLQAGRHQDAASLLDGYARRHGDNALAWELLAQALRPLGDESAFRQAQAELAALEGRFEVAVQQMELAATLSQNAMQRARLGARLEQLRQQQQEWEALRN; this comes from the coding sequence ATGAGGTTACGCTCCGCGCCCCTGATACTGGCACTTTCCCTGCTCTCCGCCCTGCCCGCCCGGGGCGACAACCGCCTGCCCGACATCGGCACCGCCGGGGTCAGTGCCATGTCGGTGGAGCGTGAGGTACGCTTTGGCGAGGCCTTCAGCCGCTTTGCCCGGGCCAACCAGCCGGTGGTGGACGATCCGGTGCTTAACGAATACATCACCGATCTGGGGCTGCGGTTGCTGTCCCAGGCCGACTCGGTGCGCTTTCCGTTTCGCTTTCTGCTGATCCGCGACGACAGCATCAACGCCAGCGCCTTTCTCGGTGGTGTGGTGCAGCTGCACACCGGCCTGTTCCTGTATGCGGAAAACGAAAGCGAGCTGGCCTCGGTCATGGCCCACGAAATCACCCACGTGACCCAGCGCCATATCGCCCGCTATCTGGAGTCCCAGTCGCGCAGCACGCCCCTGACCATTGCCGGTCTGGTGGGCTCGGTGGCGCTGGCGGTGGTCAACCCCCAGGCAGGCATGGCCGCGCTGCAGACCACCCTGGGACTGCGTATGCAGTCGGCCATCAACTATACCCGCGACAACGAATTCGAGGCCGACCGGCTGGGCCTTCGCCTGCTGCATAACGCCGGCTTCGATCCCAACGCCATGGCCAGTTTCTTTCAGAAGCTGTCCGACAAGTATCAGTTTGCCAGCACCCCGCCGCAGATGCTGCTGACCCATCCCCTGCCCGCCAGCCGCATTGCCGAAGCCCGCACCCGAGCGGCGGAATACCGGGTGCCGCCGCTGGCGCCGTCACTGAACTTTCAGCTGGCCAAGGCGCGCATCATGGTGCGGCTGCAACAGGCCGGTACCCAGGAGCTGCACAAGTACTTTGAACAAGAAGTGGCCGGCAAGGGGAGCTGGCTGCCCGACGCCGCCCGCTACGGCCAGGCCCTCGGGCTGATGGCCATCAACCGGCCCGAGGCGGCCCGGCCGCTGCTGGAGCAGGTGGCCAGAACCCACGGCGATAACCTGTTTGTGCTCGACGCCCTCACCGATCTCGATAACGCCGAAGGCCGCCACGATGCCGCCATCAGGCGCCTGGAGCAGGCCCGGAAGCGCCTGCCCGACAACCGGGTGGTGGTGGTCAACCTGGCTGATACCCTGCTGCAGGCCGGCCGCCATCAGGACGCCGCCTCCCTGCTCGACGGCTATGCCCGCCGCCACGGCGACAATGCCCTGGCCTGGGAGCTGCTTGCCCAGGCGCTGCGCCCCCTGGGCGACGAGTCGGCGTTTCGCCAGGCTCAGGCCGAGCTGGCCGCCCTGGAGGGTCGCTTTGAGGTGGCGGTACAGCAGATGGAGCTGGCCGCCACCCTGTCACAGAATGCCATGCAGCGGGCCCGCCTCGGCGCCCGGCTGGAGCAGCTGCGCCAGCAACAGCAGGAATGGGAAGCGCTGAGGAACTGA
- a CDS encoding YejL family protein: MPVISKYDKQFDQLLSELEAVMDKHQAPADLRLMVLGNLATHVINHQVAPGQRKAIADKFASVLTSSVDTQKGAH, encoded by the coding sequence ATGCCTGTTATTTCCAAGTACGACAAACAATTTGACCAGTTGCTGAGCGAGCTGGAGGCGGTGATGGACAAACACCAGGCCCCGGCGGACCTGCGGCTGATGGTACTGGGCAACCTGGCCACCCATGTGATCAATCACCAGGTGGCCCCCGGCCAGCGCAAGGCCATTGCCGACAAGTTCGCCAGTGTGCTGACCTCCTCCGTCGACACGCAAAAAGGGGCGCACTGA